The genomic region aacacagtaaaagcacaataaaaaatatgaggTACCAAATGTGAAGATTaaagcaataaaagaaaaagaaaaaaatggaaagatttaaataactaaaaatgcACTGCCAGCATATGGTAAAAATATTCATGTATACACATAAGATCAACCCTGtacctggtgttaaaagccaaagaaaagaggtTGGTTTtaaagaagagttttaaaatgagacagagaggaggcctgTCTAATGTGCAGAGATAGCCCATTCCAATGTCTTGGAACTGCCACTAAAGACCATGACTTCGgtcttttctttattaaaatctAGAAAATGTAAGGACATCCCAGCTTTAATGTCTTGTAAACATTGTAGCAGTGGGTTAACAGAGCTTGAATCAGATTTTTTGAGGGTGACGTAGCTCTGGCTGTTGTCTGcaaacagtgaaaagaaatgCCATGTTTCCTGAGACTAGAACCAAGTGGGAGTagatagagagaaaataaaagagggCCAAGCACTGAGCCCAGTGGGACCCCACATGAGAGAGGAGCAGTGGAGGACACCGAGTCATCAGGGCCGACACAGAAAGTCCGATGTGACAGGTAGGACCTGAACCATTCCAGTGCTGTGCCACTGACGCCCACCCACTGCTGCAAACGAGCAACCAGGATTTCATGGTCCACTGTGTCAACTGATTTAGACATGTTTCGCAAAGTATGTGCTTGTAGTATTCCAGCCATTCTGCTTAACAGATACATTTATAATGTGAAGAGCATTGTAGGGATAAATGTAATAAGACACCTAAAGGTCTGTCTGAAAGTTTTCCATAATACATCCATAACCATGAGGGTTTCCtaattgtgtgttgtgtatttacTGTCATTCTCACGGTGTATATTCATCATTTCCTCTTTTACAGGCATACGTTTTGGCAGTTGTCTGTAGTTGGCTTTGCTGCCTCGTATGTTGTCAAATTTCTACTCCTCAGTAGTTGTTGAAGAGCAGTGTTAGCGTCACCTTGTGGTAATTTACTATCTGCTCCTTCCTTAAATTATTAAGTAGGTTTTCACATACAAGTAATTTGCCTTGGTGTTTTGGTGCATAACAAAAATCATGGTAAGAGAAAAGAATAGAAACGACTGCACTACCTCAAATGTCAAGAATCATAAACATGAAATGGACAAGTGTGCAATAACAATAagttatacatgttttttttaatgtacagtatttgaaaCAAAGAGGATGAAGTGTACAAATGTTTACAGTATAAAGTATGAAGAATgtgtacaataataataaccctaattaattaattcaatacCAATTTAACACTACttattaatttatattaatattagatATAAAACCAGTGGTTTCCAACCTTTTGGGCTAGAGACCTTTTACAAAACAACGAGTATCTTGTGAGTTCAGATGTTTTTAAGTTAACAGTGGTTTCCCCTCTAATCTTTTTTCAGgtggtttcatttaaataataatttttggcCAAAGAGGACaaattatacattatttcaCATACAAAATTTGTGTGGCAGAGTTTTGATGTTAAAGAAGTTTGCCTTTAAATGGGACCACCTGTTCCTCAGAGCTTCCTGTTTTCAGGTAAAGCTATTACCTGTAGATGGCATCCACGCGCACTCCGTGCAGCCAATCACAGTTCAGCTTTAACCAGTTTAATAAAGTTACTTTTTTCGCAGTTTCAATTTAGGTTACGAGGAATCAGGCGTGTAGTTCACGGTGCTAAATATGCGGGTGAACAATCCACCTCTGTCCATGTGGAACACACATCGTCTTAAAGTCAGAGAGATTAGGGAGAGTCTTTTGTAAGAAAAGAAGATGTATCTATGGCGCTTCTCTATCGCCGTAACCCTCGGTTTGATGTGGTATTTTTTAGACTGTGGTTGCACAGTGACTCAGTACTTTTTATGTTTGCTCGTTTGTTTTTCTACTCCACTGTTATTCGGAAACAGTGCACGAGAGTGCAGCACTCAAACTGAtgaagagacaaaggaaaaccCATTCCAGgtattaaatacatattttttttgctttgtcctTTATCGGAAAGGCTGCTTTTACGAGCGCTACATGACCAGAAACTTAGTCGTGTTTCGGTGACATGTAATAAGTGACATACgtaatattatatttttttaaatcagagttTATGTGAGTAATCTAACCTGTCTGCCGTGTTTACAGGTCAGGCTACTAAAAACCCCTGAGCTGTGTGATATGCAAAAGTAGTCAAATATTGAAAAGTTAGCCTATCAATCTTACTGCCTGAGGTGCATTGGTTTATACTGAGGCATGAAGAACTTGTTTTCTTCATTACATACCTTACTCTGTCACCTGTTTAGCACTCCCTGGTAGGTCTACTTTAGTTGACTCATAGTTTTGTGTTTTCCAGGAAACTGTTGACAGAGAGCTGTTTGGTGACTTGACAGATGGAGGAAGCAGCATACAGGCTGAACCACTGGATTCTCAGTATCAAAATGTAAAGATGTCTCTACGGCAAGGTGAGGGATGTGTTTTACAGTGGCGTAAACACATTTGTCTTTGCAGTTCACAAACCCCTTTTAATGTAGAtgtgagaaaatgttttaaaccaaATCCATGTTCTGCTCTTGACTGTCTGTGTCGGTACACCTGTTTTGACTTGACACAATTGAAAAGGGCAGTTTTGCATAGACACAGCAGCTGGAGCTGACATTACATGCAGCAAGTACAGGGCTTTAAGGAAAGACGTGAAAGGATGGAAAAAAACCTCAATAGATGGCTGCGATGTGTTAAGCAGGAAATGGTTTTCATTATCAACTGTGTTTACTTTGCATCTATTTTGTGCAGCATTTCTTAAACTGGTTTGTGTCAGTCTGTATGATTGATATCACAGCTCATTTAGAATAAGTGTctttaaacatgtatttcaaTTCCTCAAGTCAGACCTTAAAAACCACTGGTTGACCTAAATATAGCACTCACGTTCAAATGCGTGACCCGGTAACCCTTTGGAATCATCTATGCAttcctttttgtctttgcaCCTTTTTAAACTCTCCTTACCCCCAAAACATAACATCTATTTTGCCAACACAAACTCAGCTATATATTAAAGGTTATATAGAAATGTACAACTCTTTAATCCAAATCACGCAACATATTATTATAGAACAGCTTTAGGTTGTGAGAAATGTTATTTCCCTATTTATACAAACGAACacagttgaaaaatgtaaaacaataatAGTCTATTTACATGTGAAGTGGTTTTATTCTAACCcgtttttgtgccttttttcatTGAAAGTCTATGTATGCCTTAAGTCACTGAAAATATGAATAAttcaaagcttttaaaaaaaatcttatggTCTACAGACATAAGTGACTGTGTGAAATCCCACATCAGCGCTCTAAGCTGTTTTTCTCAGCTTTCCTCTGTATGATGTATAAATACTGTTATGTTGCTGTAAATAAAACATGCTCTCTAGAGGGACCCATCTTCAGTTCAGAGGGCAATCCTGTCATGGATATTTGTGCTGAGTTTTGAATTGAATAGTTTGGACAGGAGTTCTTGACCTAAGaagaaagtattaaaaaaaaaaaaaagagcttgaaTTTCACCAAATAAGCTTTAAAGTCGCTGCGGTCCTTGACTTTGATGTTTAGGGGGAGAGCGGGGGTGTTTGGTGTTAACTTTCCTGTGTAACTGCTCTCCTCAGTGTTTGAGTGTGCCTACGCTCAGCTGGTCCTGCCTTGGTACGGCCTTCCTGAGCCATGCAAGAACCAGCCTCTGCACCAGGTGCTCAGCAGAGAGTTTGACTTTGTAATCAACCGGATCATTGGGCGAGCCAAAGACTTTGATGTTTGCCAGGCCATCGTGGGCTCCGTTCGTATTTTGACCCAACATTTGCATAATGCGAAGCAGTCTGACAGGTGAGACTTTACACGTACTTTCTCTCACAATTCATGCTGCTTCAGTTACACTTTGCACTCAGTAATGTGTCTGATCTCTAAAGATACCTCTATTTTTTATCACCTGTGAATAATTTACCCAACTTTTACAAGACTATACTTAGAATGACACCCTAATGGTTGTTTTTATGATGAATGGTATATCGCATTAAGATTTAGATGGAGTAATTGTCAGATATGTGTGGTGATAAACATCTATGATCCAGGGCTGTAATAATCCCCTCTTGATTGGTTTCTGTTTCAGAGAGCTGTTGTTCAGCTCCAGAGCAGAGGAGATCGCAGTTCTCCGACAGTTTTCTGACGCCCTAGTACGTAACCTTTTACCCGAATCTCTCTGTGACCTAGAAGTCAACCGCTGTGCCTTAAATGAGGTTATTGCTTTAAAGGGTAAGAAAGCATTACATTTTCTCTCCGCAGGAATACACTTTTATGTAATCGCTAAGCCTCCCAGAACTTCTTTCACAAGTGTGTATTGTATGTAATCCCTTTTTGTCTTTGGCATTGTAGAGTTTAGGGCATTAATTTTGGGCTGCATAAAAGGAAGGCACTCTTCTGCGGTCACTTGCCAATTCCCTTTaggtttttgtctctttttttagtAACACATAACATGTCTTATCTCGTGGGAGTCTTGCTGTGCAGTCGGTTTTTTGCAATTATACATTTAGCTCAATTACAATAAGTGCTTTTTACAGCTTTAGTTGAGAGATTATGTGCATCTTGGCAGCTAGAAACCGATCATTTCTAATTTTTTGCTAATAGACACATAATTCAGTCTTTTCAAGAAATTGGAGCAGTTGGTAAATTATACAGGGTATATAAATGCAGTTAAATTGACAATCCTGATTTTTTGCCTAATATCATGATGTATTGTACCATGTATGTattgtgagctttagaggtactggtaggtggattttgttatcTTTGGACAGAGACGAGCTGTTTTCAGTCTTAATTCTATGCTAAGATAACCAGCTGCTTCTAACTCATGGCACGAAAGCAAATTAGcatattttggaaaatgttCTATTCCTTTTTAAAACTCCAGAATCTATTATTACTAGCTGGAGCTGTGTTAAGAGGATTCAAAAACATGACTCATTACAATCCTATAAtattgtgaaatgtaaaaaattgtGCCTCCTGATTTTAGTGTTTATATCATGACAAACAGTGCTTGTAGGATTAGTATGTTGGCTGTTTTCTTCAGGGTTGGGTCTGTTGGTGAAATGGCTGTCGGACCCCGACAACCTGAACCAGCTGGTGGTGAGCCAGCTGGACAGCGTGACCCCCAAAGGCTCTGTGGAGGAGCTGTGTGGATCAGACCAGGATCAAAACTCTCTGGCTTCACAGGAGCGTGAAGGCGAGGGCAAGGGCAGTGAAGAGTGAGTGGCTGTCATCTTTTGCACTCTGCTGGCTTGACCTAGTCACACTGAGCCTTAAAGCAACAACTGTGTGAGCCTCTTTCTGTGGTTGAAATTGGAACTGACCAggttttttatattcttttctAGGAGCTTGGAGGGAGCAGGGATTTCAACCAGCACCAGGATCAAGGCCAAAAGgaaaggtgtgtttttttttttcgattTGAGTTATTATGattaaaggcttttttttttttaaagctcttcGACATTCTTTGTAGCAGTACACATGATTCTAACCTGTTTTTTAACTTTGAGTGTGAAAACATTTCAGTTGAGGAAGACAGATGGAGTAATTTGTGGGTGTTTAGGAAATAGAGGCCTGTGCTTGCATAACACCTTGTTCAACAGTTTGAAAATAGCAGTGTTGACATTATAATTTTCTACACCAGCCGGCCTTTCATTGCATAATGAATCTGCTATTTCTTGTGTTGGTTGGTCCAGACCGCTAATTACACTAACTGCAAGCTGAATGCCAAATAAGTTCTGTGTGTACAACTTCTATCTCGTTGCATTGCAAACAATCCAAAGGTAATGATGGCTAAATAAGAATTCATTATGCCATGATAATAAAcgaaaatgacaaatgtgtgtattttctgtaAGGATCATAAATTCTGAAAAAACACCATTTGTCATATATAAGAATTATTTAACTGATGGgatatttattaattataagGCCATCATATTGATTATAACATACACATTTTGATAACTAATCATGCATACGTGCCTAATGAAATTTTGACTATATCTGGTGAATAGTCTTTCTTGCTACATTTCCAACTAGACAGGCACTTAGAGAGCATAGACCTCCGCCAAGGCTATGCCACAATGTTAACTGAAGTGAAAAGTGCTTGTGATTCGAGCTGGTCAAAATTTATTGGGTTCTTTGTTTCATAAGCATAATCTCCTTGTCGGAGGTAACTACTGATGCTTAAGAGTTCACTTTAAGCATCACTATCGCAGTGCAGAATTCTTTTCAGATTTACAGTCAAATGGTTGTGAAGGTTGAGGTAGACTGCATTGCTATTCTCTCCATGTACAATACTCAGAATATATCCGAAAACGACATTGTGCTTCTTCAAAGCTGTGGTGAGGGAAAACAAGTaaaagacagtttaaaaaaaaaaaaaaaaagcaaggtaAAATACTGACCAACTCTGACTTTAAAATGTggttgttgacattttcagctaaCAAGTTAAAAGAAGGATGGTCTAAATTTGTGGACAAGGTCAAGTCTACGAAGACCacgaagaagaagatgaaaaatATAGAGCAGGATTTGATGCTGAGGATGCTGTTGAACCAGGGAGACATGTCCAACGAGTATGATGTTGATGACAGCAGGGAGGGCTCTGTTAACAGCCAGCAGAACTCTGACAGGGTTAGTCTGCTGCAGATATAATGCAATATCCTAAACTAAAGATGACAATTTGTGAAACATGACATAttcattgttgcttttttggCCAAACACCATTAGGAGGACGATGATCTGGAGAACTACTTGACAAGCGTCCAAGAGGACATGATGGAATTCAAGCTGTCGTATGAGATGTGGCGCGTTGGCCGCTGGGCTGTCAGCATCCCTCATGTGAGTTATAAATATCAGTGACCGTGTGGAATCTCCAAGAGGCTTGTTATCTGTCCACTGAGACTCTGTTAAAGCTTGTCCTTGGATGACATGTTAATATTTGAGCTGGGGTCTGAGTAGGAGTTGACTGTTGTAGGCCAACTGGGATGATGAGGAGCTAATCTTTACCATTCACCTGGAGGAGAAGGGCAGCCCTGAGAACCTACAGTGGGACATCAGGAAGACCTACATGGATGTTAAATACTTTCGCAACACATGGCAGGTACAAAGGAGAAggagtgtgcgtgtgcgtgtgtgttctgCTTTTAACTGATCCAATCCCCTCTGAGATTCACTCATTTGCCAGTTTTTAAGGTGCATCTAGATTAAACCAATTCTGTccttttaataaaacaatttgGGGTACTGTTGAATTGTGTGATACCGACAGttgtttctattattttgtcTACCCTATTGATATTAATGAGGGTAGGCTAAATGGTGGAAATACCTCTCTGTATATTGCAATACAgttcaacagcaccacaaactacaGCCTCCAAAAGTATCCTAACTTTGAATCTCTCTGAAACCGTAAAAAACTGATAATGACCTTCATGAGGGGAGGGCTGACGTACATTAGACTGCATTAGTGTTAGCTAGGTGTACCCAGTAGGGGATATGAGGGTAGGATGCCATGTCCCTTGTTagcaaaatgaccaaaatgcaTGCCCCTTGTTACTCTGCCACCCCCCTCTAGAAATGGTTTGAATATTATGAATCATACATGATGTATTTTGCTGACATGCAAAGCAAATTTCACCCAGAATAAAATTGTTGCGAGAAATACGGgaacaaaatgacaaattccCTTTTGATGAACCATAATCATGCAGTCCAATGTTATGAATTTCTATAGGACAATTTAAAAAGATGGTTTTCAAAAAATTAGACAGGGATCATCATCTGTACTGATTTGAAAGAAGAACTTTTGGTTGTCaggatttatttccttttgattTTAGAGAAAAGGGTTGTGTTCCCTGCTTACTGTCTATTCAGCGTGAGACAAACTTTTGCCTGATTTCAAAAACAGTTCAGCATCTAAGCTTTCTTGTcttaaaaacaatcttttttttgtttttgacttttttcaggaCTCGACCAACCTGCCCAAGATCCTGGTGCTGGAGGAGTCGGAGGTCAACAATGACTTTGAAGAAGAAGCCAGGGTATCTGTGGAGCATTTCCTGCAGGTTAAAGACACCAGGATAAAAAGTAGATATGCTGACATAACAACTTCAAATACAATCTTTATGACTCAACATGTTGGTATGTTCTTTTCCAGGAGTTAGTTTCTGATAATGTGATTGGCCACACTCAACCGGTTTTCCAATTCCTCTGCCCACTTGACAAACTGCTGAATGAGGAGGAACGTTATGAAGGCGTGTGGGGCCTTCTGAGTGGCTTGGCTTACCTCTTGACTCCAGGTCAAGAGGAAGATGAGGTAAACTTACTACTTTACTACTTTTAATGGTTATAATAAAGTTATGGCAATGACCAAAACTATGGAAATAAGATTCAAGTTTAAAACACCCATATTGAggttgaggttgtaccagaataggtttcatttaaaaaaaaaaaacatgttttttttgtaccgcacattgctgcagatcctgttttcaccctgtgtttgggtctctgttttagctacagagtgagacatctcacttctaaactatctttgttgggagctgcacatgctcagtagctaggtaagatcccatcagttAGATAACTCTTCTCCATTAGATTAGCTgtgagacttcttctagacgagggccacttgtggaatacctgcagaacagggacatggaagtagttcttttggagattatggtcaactagtgtgtcttgtagcagtgttttgccattatGAGAACgagctagtgctagcatgtgctacggtttgCCACCTTgtcttggctagtgacgtagaaagcggtgcagattttgaactgctcacccggagactgaaggcagaggacttttttgttgttgttgttgttcataaTATGGTCACTTTAAGCAACTGGGGTAAAGGATATCCTGATTTGAAGCTCCTACTATATGTCAAGAGTACGGGATTTTTCGTATACCGAAGTTGTGGTATCTAGTGTGTATGTGCCTTAGCGGATTGATGCAGATGCCACTCATTTGTAGAGAGAACAAGTAGTTTATTAACTCCACAACAACGTCCTTACATTAGCAGTACACAAAATACCGTCAACCAACCTTGCTCACTACCTTACGGTACTATACAGCATAGTTACTTATTCTGGctctctgattggttagtctgcCTCTATTACCCAATACCTCGACAGCCAGGAAAGGGGCAGAGACCACAGCGCTGTAGTTCTATTATGAatccttcttcttttcttaagtGTTTCGACAGTGTTTGTGTAATTATTCTCATTGCCAGAGGGGGAAGACAAAGTCTCGGACTCCAGCTTAAAAATATGAAGTTTCAAGCTGACATCACTACGCTCCTTTCAAATAGTAAATTGAACTTCATGTGTAAAATAGTTGAAGtgttcccttttaaaaaaatatctttatttaaatggaTTAGTTTAGCTGTTGGTGTCTGCCACTTTGCACAATAAAGGCCGATGCCTCAGGATCAGCTGTCGCAATCTGATCTTGTTTTCCTCTGCAGAGCTTGAGCCCTCAGACGGAAGCCCCAAAAGATATCGTGCCACCATCTCCACATCCAGAACTGACTGCCCTGCCTTTACAAAACCCTAGTGCCTCTGCTGAGAAGGACAGTGATGTCTCCAGTGCTTCAGTCCCAACTATTGTTATCTCCCAATATAATTCTTGTTCAGAAACGCCTGAGAAGGCGGAACCCAAAAAGGAGCCGCTGTCTGCTGCTGACCCGGACTCTTCAAAAGAAAACTGTTCCCAAGCCATAACAGAAGACTCTGATAATCCCTTAACCTCTCACTTTAAAACTATGTTCAAAGGACTGACTCGTTCCAGGTCACAAGAGTCTCTGGTCTCGACAAGAAACGGCAGTGATGAAGACCCGCCGGATTCAGACTCCACGCCACACAGAAGACAAATCGGAGGCATGCAAGGGGAGAGCGCAGAAGCCCTGTCTTGTGTAAGGTCAGATAAAAAGGAGAAACTATGTTTCAAGATGTCAAGTGGAGTGAACAAGGCTAAAGGGAAGGACCAGGGGACTTCACCAAAAGGGGAGAACTCCCAGTGTCAGAAGAGTCAAGTCGGCAGGGAGCAGCTGGAGGCGACCAAAGCCATATTTGATCTGCTGAAAGAAATATCAGGTTTGTTCTGAGTTTAAACTACAGTTTACAACATTAAGAGCTTCATGATCTtaccagtgttttgtttttaatttattttttataaatctttttattAGATTTTTCATTCACATACTACATCTAGTAGTAGGGGGGCATCTAGTCACTTTCTGGGTGATTTTTAGTTATGTCGAAGTATTCTGTGAAGGGCTGCCAGGAGAATCCAACCTTCTCAGGATGGATATGAGTTAGGACCTCCCTAAGCCAGCTATTGTTTGAAGGGGGGAGAACATGTTTCCACGTAGGGTGTGGCCAATAGAGTTGCAAACGCCAATACCCGATAATTTATAATAGGAAACTTGGGTATTATTGCTCGGGACTATACCAAGCACTATTGCAAGTGTGTCAAAAATTTGGCACCAGAGAGGTTAGGGCAGGACCAgaacatgtgagtgtgtgtgattaGCAGGTGACTGCTTTTACCGGTGTTTTAAGTATACTCAGTACACACTTGCCTGACAAAGCTAATCTTTACAATGAACATTTAGTTTGCATTATAATTTATCATGTGATATTTTATGGTGAAATTATGGACTATTATAAGTCTTTTAGGTGGTGCATTTATGTGCTTGTGACAAGCTCAGACAATCCATGTTTGACAGTTGGCAGCCAAACCATAGAAGACTGAAATAAGCAAACATTCATGTAAAGGATCATGTTAGTTTGGTAACTTCACACACTAAAAAGTATGTCTATGTGGATGCCCAATTAAACAGGTTGGAGGATATCTAAAATACTAATATAAATCTCACTGGAAGGTACACTCTAAAGTTTTAGGTTTGCACATTCACTGTTTTAATCTCGGCAAAATAAGCTTGAACATGCAAAAacagtgatttgttttttttaaggctgtCTTCTTGAAAATAGACTTAATACTCTGTCTGTCTTAACAGGGAACTCCATCCTTGTAAACATATTTGATGCCATTTTGAAACCTGTTATGCCCATCCTAAAAAAGTAAGTTTTGGTGCTGCCTTCCAACCCTCAAATAAAACAGTTTTACGGCACACTTGGATCTGGTCTGTGAGTGACTTCTGGTTGTGTTCACCTCCAGAAAAGTGAACTCGTTCCTAAACAAGATGAACCCAACAGAAGTGCAGATAGCCGCATACATCGACACCCTGCGTGAAAAACAGTGGCCGGATTTTCAACCCGCAGcaccacctcctcttcctcctcctcgcaCCGATCAGCAGAAGAACGAGACCAGGGATAAAGCTCACAATCTGA from Etheostoma spectabile isolate EspeVRDwgs_2016 chromosome 10, UIUC_Espe_1.0, whole genome shotgun sequence harbors:
- the si:rp71-46j2.7 gene encoding uncharacterized protein si:rp71-46j2.7 — encoded protein: MYLWRFSIAVTLGLMWYFLDCGCTVTQYFLCLLVCFSTPLLFGNSARECSTQTDEETKENPFQETVDRELFGDLTDGGSSIQAEPLDSQYQNVKMSLRQVFECAYAQLVLPWYGLPEPCKNQPLHQVLSREFDFVINRIIGRAKDFDVCQAIVGSVRILTQHLHNAKQSDRELLFSSRAEEIAVLRQFSDALVRNLLPESLCDLEVNRCALNEVIALKGLGLLVKWLSDPDNLNQLVVSQLDSVTPKGSVEELCGSDQDQNSLASQEREGEGKGSEESLEGAGISTSTRIKAKRKANKLKEGWSKFVDKVKSTKTTKKKMKNIEQDLMLRMLLNQGDMSNEYDVDDSREGSVNSQQNSDREDDDLENYLTSVQEDMMEFKLSYEMWRVGRWAVSIPHANWDDEELIFTIHLEEKGSPENLQWDIRKTYMDVKYFRNTWQDSTNLPKILVLEESEVNNDFEEEARVSVEHFLQELVSDNVIGHTQPVFQFLCPLDKLLNEEERYEGVWGLLSGLAYLLTPGQEEDESLSPQTEAPKDIVPPSPHPELTALPLQNPSASAEKDSDVSSASVPTIVISQYNSCSETPEKAEPKKEPLSAADPDSSKENCSQAITEDSDNPLTSHFKTMFKGLTRSRSQESLVSTRNGSDEDPPDSDSTPHRRQIGGMQGESAEALSCVRSDKKEKLCFKMSSGVNKAKGKDQGTSPKGENSQCQKSQVGREQLEATKAIFDLLKEISGNSILVNIFDAILKPVMPILKKKVNSFLNKMNPTEVQIAAYIDTLREKQWPDFQPAAPPPLPPPRTDQQKNETRDKAHNLINARYSNYLILKKTDMESVFNIFQDGEKNKCLVYMLLSFLLREFFPNEHSLNVSATALQKVTNSTN